From Pseudanabaena sp. PCC 6802, one genomic window encodes:
- a CDS encoding DUF6887 family protein, whose amino-acid sequence MTKPNFTQMNRKELKAYIRQNPTDDEAIRELFINCRSPNAKAYPSPDTMTKEELAEVFRPKDTN is encoded by the coding sequence ATGACCAAACCTAACTTTACCCAAATGAATCGTAAAGAATTAAAAGCTTATATTAGACAAAATCCCACTGATGATGAGGCAATTAGAGAATTGTTTATCAATTGCCGCAGTCCAAATGCTAAAGCCTACCCTTCTCCTGACACCATGACTAAAGAGGAGCTAGCAGAGGTTTTTCGTCCTAAAGACACTAATTAG
- a CDS encoding DUF6888 family protein yields MPTHEQAIASVYVCQSLSDMLQPIHLFRYDASYKSLTLAGVDEGIETVIFEDGNWEFYADDQT; encoded by the coding sequence ATGCCAACTCACGAACAAGCGATCGCCTCTGTCTATGTCTGTCAATCTCTTTCAGATATGCTACAGCCTATTCACTTGTTTAGATATGATGCGTCGTATAAATCTTTAACATTAGCTGGTGTCGATGAAGGGATAGAAACTGTCATTTTTGAAGATGGAAATTGGGAGTTTTACGCAGATGACCAAACCTAA